CGCCCACCCGGCCTGGAAGACTCCGCCCGCCGCCGCGGCCGCCCCGGCGCCCGCGGCCCGGCGGAGGAATTCCCGACGTGACACCCGCGTTGCGATCCTTCCGCGTCGCGCCATACGCCACCCCCGATAATGCCCTGTCTGGCGCAGGACCTCCGGCCGCCTTCTGGGCCTGCGGCGCGGGCCAAAGATGCGCCTCCTGCGTGCTGGCCTGGCGAAGTGGCGGTTCCTGTTCTCCCGCCCGGGTACCCTCTCCTGCCCGTCCGGCGGCCGGATGCGCCGGCCTCACCGCACCGCAAACTCGAGCGGCGGCAGCACCACCGGAGCGGCGCCCGGCAAGCGTCTCCCGAGAAACACGACGCGCGCCTCATACGCGCCGCGACCGACCCGCCGGCCCTGCTGATCGCGCTGGTCCCATCGGATCCGATACGTGACGATGTTGCCCGGCGCGATCGTCAAACTCCCGAGTGCCTGCGCGAACATGCGGCCGCGTGACCATCGCCAGATCTCCCGGCAGTTCTCGCCGTAGAGCACGACGTCGAAGCGCTGTGCGGTCGCGAACGTCAGAGCGACCGCCGACGGTCCGGCATTGCGGATGGTCAGCGCCACGTCGACGGGCGCGGCTGCCGGGTAGATGTCGTCGCGCACGGCGGCCGAATATCGCAGCGGCCCGTCGGCCGCGCCGCCGGTGCGACGGTCGGGCCGGGCGCCCGCCCCCGAAACGGGCTCGATCCGCGCGAGCGGCGCGCACGCGGGCGTGTCGGCGGCCGGCGCCGCGGCCACGACAAGAACCGCCGCTAGGAGCGCGGCCGCGGCGCCTCGCACCGCCGTCCACCTTCGCTGCCGATGCATCACGCGCGCTCCCTCGCTTCGCCGCGGCGATTTGATCGAGCCCCATCGCCGCGTTCGCGGATGACTGCCGCAGGTCCCCGGCAGGATTGAACGTAACTGCCGCGGAAATTCGTTCCAGTTGCTCGATCGACTGCGTCAAACCGGCGGCCGCGGTGTCGTCTCCGCAATGCCGCTGGGCACAACCAAGTTCGATGCTCAGCGTCCAATCGGCGGGGGAGACGGTCGGCGCGGCACTTTGCACCAGCGCCCTTCGCGTGCGGGAACCTCGCCGCCGCGGGCGAGGCATCCTCCGTACCGCCGCCACGCTGCTCCTCGCCGTCGTGCTCGGGACGTCCGCGACCGCCTTCGCCGCCCAACAGCCGACGGAACAGCCCGCCGCGGAGCCGCCGTTCATCGGCGATATGATCGACGACGGGATCAGCCGCTACAACGCGGGGGCGCCGGCCCACGCGCTCGAGATGTTCCTGCAGGCGGCGCAGACCGATCCGGACGCATCGGCGCCGTGGATCTGGGCCGGCATCGCGGCGACCGCCGCCGGCAAGATGCAGGACGCGCCCGAGTACTTCAAGCGCGGCCTCGCGCAGACGCACAGTTCGTTGCAGGATCGGATCATCCGCGGCTGGCTCGCGCGCCTGACGGTCTTCACGACCGCCGCACCGCATCCCGCCAAGCCCGGCACGCCACAGGCAATCGCCGCGCTCGCGCGGGCGACCAACCCGCGGCTGACGACCGCGCAGGCCGAATGGCTCGGCGAGCGGCTTGTGGTCGCGGCGAAGCAGCACCAGGTCGATCCGTGGCTCGTCGCGGCGGTGATCTACGTGGAGAGCCGCTTCAACCAGGCGTCTGTCAGCAGCCGCGGCGCGACGGGGCTCGGACAGCTGATGCCGCACACCGCGCGGGCGGCGGGCATCAACCCGCGCGACGCGTGGGGCAACCTCCTCGGCACCGCGATGACGTTGAGCGCCTGCATCCGCGAGTTCCGCGACTGGCGGCTCGCCCTCGCCGCCTACAACGCCGGCTCGACCGCCGTCTACCGCTACCGCGGCATTCCGCCGTTCGCGGAAACGCGGTGGTACGTGACCGCGGTCCTCGCGATCTACCAGCACATCCGCCCCGAGTAATCGCCCGCGCCGGGATTCCCTCCGCTCCCCGGCGGCCGCGCCGTTTGGCCGCGCCCCAGGCTGGAAAAGCACGTGCATGAGGGGAAGTCTGGAGGGACCGATATGGCTCGACTGCATGACGACCGCCTTCCCATGGCGGTGCTTCCGGCGCACTCCGCGTTTCGCATCCTGCGGTTTGGATTTACGGTCGCGCCGATCGTGATGGGCGTGGACAAGTTCTTCAACGTGCTCGTGACCTGGCCGCATTACCTCGCGCCGATGATCTCGCAGATGCTGCCGGTGTCCCCGGCCACGTTCATGCAGGCCGTCGGCGTGGTGGAGATCATCGCGGGCCTGGTCGTGGCGTTCTATCCGATCGTCGGCGGATGGCTCGTGGCCGCGTGGCTGTGGGCGATCATCGCCAACCTGCTGCTGGTGCCGGGCTACTACGATATCGCGATGCGCGACTTCGGCCTGTCGCTCGGCGCCGTGGCGCTGGCGCGCCTTGCGGCCGCGTTCGCGCTCCCGGCGCAGCGCGGAGCGTTCG
The DNA window shown above is from bacterium and carries:
- a CDS encoding lytic transglycosylase domain-containing protein, whose product is MLSVQSAGETVGAALCTSALRVREPRRRGRGILRTAATLLLAVVLGTSATAFAAQQPTEQPAAEPPFIGDMIDDGISRYNAGAPAHALEMFLQAAQTDPDASAPWIWAGIAATAAGKMQDAPEYFKRGLAQTHSSLQDRIIRGWLARLTVFTTAAPHPAKPGTPQAIAALARATNPRLTTAQAEWLGERLVVAAKQHQVDPWLVAAVIYVESRFNQASVSSRGATGLGQLMPHTARAAGINPRDAWGNLLGTAMTLSACIREFRDWRLALAAYNAGSTAVYRYRGIPPFAETRWYVTAVLAIYQHIRPE
- a CDS encoding BsuPI-related putative proteinase inhibitor; the protein is MHRQRRWTAVRGAAAALLAAVLVVAAAPAADTPACAPLARIEPVSGAGARPDRRTGGAADGPLRYSAAVRDDIYPAAAPVDVALTIRNAGPSAVALTFATAQRFDVVLYGENCREIWRWSRGRMFAQALGSLTIAPGNIVTYRIRWDQRDQQGRRVGRGAYEARVVFLGRRLPGAAPVVLPPLEFAVR